A DNA window from Centroberyx gerrardi isolate f3 chromosome 3, fCenGer3.hap1.cur.20231027, whole genome shotgun sequence contains the following coding sequences:
- the LOC139912664 gene encoding cyclin-dependent kinase-like 3, translating into MDNYLKLALLGEGSYGQVYKCQHRQSKDIVAVKKYLHSSEQVVSWTLEREIKLLVQCRHENLVRMQDVFKHDGHLHAVFEFVDRCLVEEVAREPQGLQKTSIRKHTFQILRAVDYLHTNNIVHRDIKPDNILVTSSGVIKLCDFGFARTLPETKVPLSSHVVTLWYKAPELLVGDRMYSKPVDVWAIGCTILIMARCGVFLYGDTEIDQLHQIVRKVGPLTPGQMQMFSDNPNYTSFSLPEVELPKDLRRKYGLHDPLLADLVEVSVLSSAQLGSH; encoded by the exons AATTACCTGAAGCTAGCTCTGCTCGGTGAAGGCAGCTACGGCCAAGTTTACAAATGTCAACACAGGCAGTCAAAAGACATTGTGGCTGTCAAGAAGTATCTACATTCGTCGGAACAAGTAGTGAGCTGGACtttagagagagaaatcaagctGCTGGTG CAATGCCGCCATGAGAACCTGGTGCGGATGCAGGATGTGTTCAAGCATGACGGCCACCTGCATGCAGTGTTTGAATTTGTCGACCGCTGCCTTGTGGAGGAGGTGGCGAGGGAGCCTCAAGGCCTGCAGAAGACAAGCATCAGGAAGCACACCTTCCAGATCCTGAGAGCTGTCGACTACCTGCATACCAACAAT ATCGTTCACAGAGACATCAAGCCAGACAACATACTGGTCACAAGCTCAGGTGTGATCAAGCTGTGTGACTTTGGCTTCGCCCGCACACTGCCGGAGACCAAAGTTCCTCTCAGCAGCCATGTGGTCACTCTGTGGTACAAAGCCCCAGAGCTGCTGGTGGGAGACAGGATGTACAGCAA ACCTGTGGATGTGTGGGCCATCGGCTGTACCATCCTGATCATGGCCAGATGTGGCGTGTTCCTgtatggagacacagagatcGATCAGCTGCATCAGATTGTCAGGAAAGTGG GACCGCTGACCCCTGGCCAAATGCAGATGTTTTCGGATAACCCCAACTATACTTCATTCAGCCTGCCTGAGGTGGAGCTGCCCAAAGACCTCAGGAGGAAGTACGGCCTGCACGACCCCCTGTTGGCTGACCTGGTGGAAGTAAGTGTGCTCTCTTCTGCACAACTGGGCAGCCACTGA